TAATTTCACATGTTTATTCTATCTATAATAAACCTCagcttttctaattttaaaattgtatttttaaatgcaACACGATGTATGCCTTTTCTTATATGTTGATATATCGTTACATACGCTGCATGCATTAAGATCAAACCTTTTCTCGAAGATGTGTATAAATGAAATGTGATTTAAGAATGATTTGAGAATTCTTTGTTCATGTTTagtattattaaataaatgatcAACATTgataaatcctttttttttcttattcttagtGACATAGCTCCATGATTGTAACATTTTTTCAGAGTTCATAAACTTAATGGTCCTATCAACAAGCAATCAACCATGACCTAGgcaatggaaaaaataaaaaataaaataaagttggCAATCTTAGGCTCTGTTAGTTTAGCATAAAATATCATGtttcgggaaaatattttccaggaagctattttccaagaaaatgacgaGATTTTTCGGTATTCtacaaatctgaaaatgaagtgAGAGATATTCCACTTTTCAttatcttatttaattttctagaaaaagttaccaaaaatggaattttgattttttagtcgaccaaaaaaattaattttaatttttatatattttttaaaatttaaattttcaattattttctattattaaaaaatcgaatttttaaaattttttctttctttcttcttctttttttcctttttctttttcttcctcctcctctttcttccttcgCCACCACATGCCTCTGATGGCCAACGTTTAACAACCAACCAAGACATGGATCGGAGCTCGAGGCCTAGCTAATCCAAGCTAGCCCAAGCTCGCTAAGACCGGCGAGCTCACGGCTCACCGTATCTAGGCGAGCGCGAGCTCTATTGATCTAGGCAACCCCAACCTTGTCGAGGCTGGTGAGCTCATGCTTGCCGGCTtgtggcgaggctcaagctagCCCGTGGCTACTCGCCACCGCCACCGAGACTAGTGATCGgccaaggaaaatgaaaaagaaaaggaaagaacaaaaattaaaaacttgatatttaaaaaaaaaaaaaagaaaaagaagaagaaaacatataaagaaaacataaaaataaaaggaaaatgtgtttggtgaaagaaagtgaggtgaaagaagttatggaaaatgttttctatttctgaaaatggaaaacattctctccacttttgaaaatgttttttctaatagcggaaaacgtttttctagactagttcattttttgtgaaacgaacATTggaaaatctgaatttttttttaaagttattgtccgtgaaacgaacggaacAATCATTAATTTTCCTTACATATTCATAAGTTaatatcttttcaaaataattcacggttgaattttttttttccttttgatacgACAGTCCCGATTATATACAAGATCGATTCCATAAGTTGTTGGACTAGACCATGTAATTCCCCATTAATTAATGAAGTTGGGAAGAGATTAATGGAGAAAATCTAacaaattttcacatttgtaGACCCATGCTAAACATTCACAAAAATTCCGTGAGTTCTCTCCTTTTCGTTTTTGTTCCCTCTTGGCTGAAACTAAAAGAGATTTGTGGTAGTTGAGTCAGAGATGAAGGAGAGAGGTCTGGATTCGTTTTCTAGTCTGTATATGCTATAAACTGGACTAAACAAGAGTTTTCATCACGAGCAAATCGAAAGAGTTGCTAGGCTGCTAGCTAGCAAGGACAAAACATGGGCGATCAATTCATAGCTCATATCCTTCTGCATAAATCGTGATTGGTAAAACTTTCATGGTAAATGTCGAAGTTCCTAAATATCATCTGAAGAGACGGATCTCCGACCTTCTGCCTAGATGGGATTCATGGAAGAAAACATTTTGGTCACTGTCAAGCAGATCCTCATCTGTTTCTTGAAGTTAAATGTATATTGAGCGTATTGAGTAACGAACCGAATATCCAACATGCAAACGTCCCTTTTGAAATTCAGCGCGAATCACCTCAACCCTAGTACCAATGATAGCTTGTTAGCTGATCTCAGCGCCTTGAAACTTCCAAATGACCATGCAGAAAAGCAAGAAATGTCTCTTGCTTCCATGTTAAGAGAAGTCATTGTGATGGTGCAATAGGTGGAGACATATCATCCCCGGGTAATTCGAAACCTGGCAGATGTGGctctattcctttttttattgCCATATCAGAGAAAACTAATATCAATTTTACAAGCTACTTCGTTGGCCAAGTCTTGGCTGTTTCATACTTCATATGTGTTTGCATTTTGCTGAAACAGAATAAAGTTATCCCTTGAATGCGTCAAATCAGAGTATCCTTATCCACCATAGAATGGAACAAGAGAAACTGCCATCTAATGATgtcattaatttaagtgccggACAGGGACGTTGTCCGATCACAAAGTTTCTCCAGAGTCGAGTGGAGGAATACCACATTCTTTTCGGGAATGAATGGACTGTAAGCTTGATCTTCAAGAACCCGACTTTACTTGAATCAACTCAACAATGGAATTCATTTCGGCGTACAGTTGCAACTATCACAGTGAGAGAActgttaaatattttcttgccaaaatagagagagaaagggatgAGAAAGGCTGAGGAAAATGGGTTTCCTACTCCTTAGATCACCAAGTTACAGGTTTGAGCAGAACAAATAATCACAGACTAGGATAGATATAAGATTAGATGGGGAATGAGTTAGAGAAGTGACAAATGCTGAGCAAAACGAGTCCCTGCAGTAAATGTGAACAGCTTTAAGAAGAGCTTAAACCCAAGATACTTCTAGGTTGGTGAATCCCAAGTAATGTAAAAATGTCCGTCGTGCATCTAAGGAGATCGCAAGACGGACAGACTCTAGCTAGCTAGTTAGGCATCTTGTGAGATGTTTCCTAAATGGACATGCACGATGTTTTGAGGAAAATACACACCCCAAAGAATCTCGACGAACAGTGCTGACCTTTCTGGCATCTCATTGATCCGGTACCGATTTTTCTAAACCAGCATTTTTGGTGCAAAAGAGGTACTCTTAAACCAGAATGCAATTAATCTAGGGGAATAAAACTAAGAATTGCTTGCTCAGACAATGTCTGTTTCTGTATGTTTTGTCTGTGGCAGCAGGCTCATAAACATCAACGGAAATGCTGAGAAGGAAAAGACTTCCCAGCTATTATTTTTCCCGAACCTCAAAGGATATGCTCCATATATTCCTTGCACAGCATAGTATTCATAAATATATAATCTTCAAGAGTCAACACGTCAGTCGGTCCTCTGTgcatgtgaaaaaagaaaaatggtgcAGACGTCTACCCAGCCGGAACAGCCCATGCAGGTAGAAGGGAAGGAAACAGAAGTACTGGaggaagtgaagaagaagagtgacTCGACAGGCTTGCCATTTTATAAGCTTTTGAAGTATGCAGACGCACTTGATTGGATTTTAATGGCTCTAGGGACCATAGGATCCGTCGTCCACGGGATGGCTCAACCTGTTGGATATTTGTTATGCTTTCGGGAGTCATATCGACGACAAAGATGGCATGGTTCATGCTCTGAAAAAGGTAGATAACTGCACTTCGCTTGAATTCCTAGCTTACTGTCAACTCGTGGCTATATTTATTCCTAGCGCGCCTTTGAGTTCCAACTTACTAAATATGGATGATTCACACACAGTGTCATTGGAGCTTTTCATTcgtgtttttcttctttgctctttcaggttgttccatatgtGTGGTACATGGCCTTTGCAACCTTCCCTGCTGGAATCCTAGGTTagcttcttttggttttcttagaTGATGGAGATGCATATGTTTTTATTCAGTCGCAGAATTTCAGTTTTTTATTGACATGCACACTCGTTTCGCACATAATCGCCGTTCGAAAGTCACTGTTTACTAGGGCCCACTAGAGATTGCTTATTTTGGCGTGCCACTCCCAAACGTGGCATCAATTTTTATGGGATCGGAAGTATCGTAAAATCATTTATCATATTGGACTATTAGCAATAAAGTTAGTAAGAAGCAATGGATTAACTACAGGAGAGAAAACTACTAGTATAGAAAATATGCAGTAATAAAGCATTCGCGTGGCTTCCAATTTTCTGCAGAGATTGGATGCTGGATGTTTGTGAGCGAAAGACAAACAGCACGGATCAGATTAGAATTCCCAAGATCGCTCCTCAGACAGGAGATTGGAGCTTTCGATACTGAATTGTCGAGTGGAAAAGTCATTGCCGGAATAAGTACTCACATGAGCGTAATCCAGGATGCTATAGGAGAGAAGGTAGCAATCTCTCCCTCAAGTTGACTGCTCTTGAGATTTCCCCACCGAAGTTTGCCGATCATGCTAACAAAACTTTTTGCTAGCAGCTGGGGCACTTCCTTTCGTGCTTCGCCACATTCTTTTCTGGAGTCTTGATTGCCTTCATTTGCAGTTGGGAAGTTTCACTGGTCACCTTGTTTGTAGTTCCCTTAATTCTACTGATTGGAGCCACCTACACCAAGAAAATGAATGCCATCTCAGCTGCCAAAATGATTTACCTATCCGAAGCTACTGCTGTTGTGAAATAGGTGAAAAAACTtcaccttttttaattttaaaaaatctaagaaaaaggGAATTATCTGGAAATTCACGGGTTAATGTTTGACAACGGACAGACCATATCTCATATGaaaaaggtctttgcatttgtCGGAGAGGATtatgcaatcaagtcattctcAGACTGCACGGACAAGCAATCCGTTATTAGCAGAGGAGAGGCACTGATTAAGGGAGTTGGAACAGGAATGTTTCAAGCAGTGACCAACTCCTCGTGGGCACTAATCATATGGATCGGAGCAATTGTCATTAGTGGAGGGAACGTCATAGCAGCAGTCATGAGCATCCTCTTGGAGCTATGTAAGAAAAGTTTACCTTTCTTGTAGGGTTTTTGGATGAGATTGTTTCGTCTTACAGCGACTAGAGAAGCAATCCAATGATGATCATCAAACTAGTTAATCTGCGCTTAACATGTGAAATAACATCATCCTACATGGGTTCTCTAAAGTTTTGTATGAATGCATGTATGATGCTTATCACTTTGAACCTCGTAAGAAGTTATCAGATGCCTTTAAGAATTTTCAAATCATGAAGTGAAGAAGATATAACTCTGATTATGGACCGTGGCTTCTTCTGCATTCCAGCTCAATCACTTATGCTGCACCAGACATGCAAGTATTTAACCAAGCAAAAGCAGCAGGAAATGAAGTATTCAAGGTGATCCAGAGAAAACCAAATATTAGCAATGCTTCGGGGGGATCATATTGAAGGAAATTGAGGGAATATTGACATAAGGAACATTCACTTTGCTTTACCCATCCCGAGAAGATAAAATGATTCTTCAAGGTTTTACACCGTCAATTCCAGCAGGAAAGATGGTGGCGTTAGTTGGTAGCAGCGGGTGTGGGAAAAGCAGAGTCATATCCCTGGTTGCGAGATTCTAGGATCCATCGGAAGGTCTGAAACCTTTATCCTCCATGCTCTTGAGCTGAAATTTGTTATCCTCTCCATATTATTCCCATGCTTTCACGCTTCTATTGCTCATGCACAAAGGTTGCTGACGATTGGgtaatattgcatgttttcaGGGGTCATTCTCATAGATAACCAAAACATCAAGGATTTTGATTTGAAGTGCCTACGCCAAAATATTGGAGCAGTTTCCCAAGAACCATCATTGTTTGCTGGCACAATCAAGGACAACCTTAAAGTAGGAAATATGGATGCAGATGACCAACAAATAGAGAATGCAGCAATTATGGCGAATGCACATAATTTCATTTCACAGCTTCCAGATAAGTACTTGACAGAGGTAATATGCAATCTCCTAGCAACAGATGTAAACAAACGATATCTCCCTTGAAAGTTCTCAAGCTctcactagaaaaaaaaaactaggatCCTGAGTTAAATTTTGGTGCCACGATGATGAACTAGGTGTGGCAAAGGGGCTTCCAGCTGTCAGGAggacaaaaacaaagaattgcTATAGCCAGAGCCATTCTCAAGAATCCTCAAATTCTTCTGCTCGATGAGGCTACTAGTGCTCTTGATTCAGAATCAGAGAAGCTGGTTCAAGAGGCATTGGAGAAGGCCATGCAAGGAAGAACAGTGATCTTGATTGCACACAGATTGTCGACCATCGTTAATGCAGATGAAATTGCAGTCATAGAGAATGGACAGGTTGAAGAGACAGGAACGCACGGGATCTTGTTGGATACGAGCAAATTTTACAACAGCTTATTCAACATGCAGAACATCAGTGTTGTTCGTGGTGAAAGGTTGGCTGCCTCATAATAATTGTTTCCTACTGTTTGTGAATAACAAttatttcgattaaaaaaaaaaaggttctcaCTGGCCCATGTTGTTGATTGAATGACAGAATCGATATATCTTCGCAAGATTATGAAATTGACCAACCCCACGGCTCACCTCAAAGCAGAGTTTTAAGTGTAAAAGGTGCAGAGACGGAAGAAAGCCTCAGAGAAGATCCTGAGCAAGAGGAGCACAAGAAAAGATTAGAAGCAGTCCACTTCTTTAGAAGCTGGTTTGGGTTGAGGAGGACGGAACTTGTCAAGATAGCCATCGGCTCCATTGCAACCGGTTTCTCTGGAATCTCAAAGCCTGTTTTTGGGTTCTTCATCATAAACATGCAAAGCAGGAAGTTGGATGGTACTCGATCGCATTCTCCCTAATAGGGTTGCTATCATTAGTCTCTCACATCTTGCAGCATTACTACTTTGGTGTGGTCGGTGAGAAGGCCGTGACAAACCTTAGAAAAGCTCTCCTTTCAGGTAGCTGTCACTCGTTTCTACTAGCAGAGTCCTTTACAGTTTAATGCAGAATCCACTAGCTCCGAATTTGAGATTCTGCCCAAGTTGTGAATCATTTATAGAGTACAATTAGCATTGATTGTTCTAAAATCTTGTGGGTGTCCTGCACAGTGAATTCACTTGGTTTGAGAAACCCAAGAACAGCATTGGGATGGTTACTTAGCGAATCATCAATGATACATCCATGGTGAAAGTGAGAATTTCTGATCGCATGTCCGTCATTGTCCAATGCATCGCTTCTATACTGACTGCTACAGTAATCAGCATGATTGTAAACTGGAGAATGGGTCTAGTAGCTTGGGCTGTGATGCCTTGCGACTTCATTGGTGGGCTCATTCAAGCTAAGTCGGCCAAAGGATTTGCCGGCGGCTCTTCTGCAGCACATGGCGAAGTTGTTTCCCTAACTTCTGAGTCAGCGACAAATGTATGAACTGCAGCATCTTTTGCTATGAAGAGCAAATCCTGAGGAAAGCCAAGTTAGCGTTGGAAGTCCCAATGAAAGAGAGCAGGAGAAGCAGTATCAAGTATGGAATAATCCAAGGATTCTCTCTTTGTTTATGGAACATTGCACATGCAGTCGCCTTGTGGTACACCGCGGTCTTGGTCGATAGAGGCCTAGCCACATTCGAAAATGGCATAAGATCGTACCAGATTTTCTCTCATACGGTAGTTTCTATTACAGAGCTGGGGACGCTGATCCCTAACGTGATATCGGCCATGAGCATACTCACCCCTGCATTCCAGACCCTCGACCGaaaatctgaaattgaaccagATGTGCCAGAAAATACACGGGAGGATCGAAGGAACTGCTGAGTTCCGTTCCAGAACATCAAATTCAAGTACCCATCACGACCAGAAGTTACCGTTCTGAAGAACTTCACGTTGAAAATTGAAGCTGGGACGAAGGTAGCTCTTGTCGGGCCAAGTGGTACAGGAAAGTCCTCTATTCCGGCCCTTCTGCTGAGGTTCTACGATCCGATGGAAGGAAAGGTCGTCATTGATGGGAAGGACATAAAGGAATACAACCTGAGATGGCTGAGGAGGCAAATAGGATTTGTGCAGCAAGAGCCCATCCTCATTAGCTCCTCCATTAGAGAGAATATCCGTTACGGAAACTGCGGTACTTCATTGCCTCATTGGTGCTTTTCTTGTAGCATCTTCGAACCTCTTCCCACACCGGTTCAACGCGCCGCACGCATCGGACCCGCGAACACCAGCAAAGCGTCGGCCCCATCAAAACCATTCTCAAAAGCCTCTAATCACCAATCATTAACTCCCAGCGCGAAGTATACGCCTCGATGGACTCACTCCTGTCGGACGACCGCACCGCGTCGCCTCCGATGATTCACCTCCGCCGCCCATTGCCTCCTTCGCCGTCGTCTTCGTCTTCAATCGGGACTGCGATCGCGGGAGAGAACGGTAAACGAGAATCAGAATCAGAATTAGAATGTGgcgtttttattttatttttttctttttttggttgcttaatttttgaattaacgGTTGAGTGCGTTTGAGGGTTTGAGCCTAGAAGCGACCTCCCTCGCTAAAGCAAAGAAACTTCTGGAAGGAAGCAAGGAGCGACTAGCGAGACGACTTTTTTGCACCCAAGGACGCGACCTCTCTGTTATTTCGGATTTGGTCCCCTGGACATTTTGTCATTTCGCCCTGTATCCCGAATTAAGGGACCTGTTACCGGAAAGTGTTGTTCGGATTTTCGGGTGGCCCATAAACAGAAATATTGTATTCcggccaagaaaaaaaagagtagtGAAATTGTAAATGATGCAAACGCACcgtttgattcttttttcctcacttcttaATCAGAAGAATGCAAATGAAACTATATGATTATTGGTCCAATACTCACCTAAAATCCGTATAATTATTGGGCTTGGAGTCAACGAGCACTTTTTTTGTTGGCCGAAAGAAAGTCAACGAGCACGTTCACCGGCTAAAAAATAGTCAATCTTAATAATGGCGAAattaaattcacaaaaaatttgtgaaattttgtaTCCACTCTTGAAGTGGGATTTTGTTTGCCCTCGCCTATTTCGAGTTCATTCAATTTGATATGAAAAGCGATGTACTACTTAAAAGTGATAGCAGGAAGGGTTTGGGATACTTAACACGGTCTTAAAAACTAAACATGATAATACTTATTCGCACTCGAAATGAATTTAGACTCAAATAAAATACTCAAACCATTGTAATAAAGATGACATATATCTCCTCCTCCAATAAAATTTCCTCCTCACGTAATAGTCTTGGACAACGAAccctaaaaggaaaattaatatcaatttttaagtGCACATTTACCACTAAGATAACTTTAGCAACCTAGTAAATATAAtaagaatttaattaatctCATCATTATTGTTATTCAGGGAGAGATCATCTTTTGATATCTCCTGCTATTACGCACTCCCTCGCCATTAAATCAAAGTTGTTTATTATCCCTTTTCATCCATCATTTTCAACATTATTCATAGCAACAATTGATATGCAATGAGGCAATAAATGCGAAGCGGTCACTGGAATTTCGTCAAGCCACGCTTAAAGCAGGTTATGTGCTAGCTAGACTTTTAAGCAAAGACTTTGAAACCCAAACTTGCTCCTCACAGCACTATGCTGAAAGTAGTCACTAGATTTTCTATTGGATCCAAGAGTCCAAACTATTACCAATGACATCTTTAATATGATAATGCTAAAAGATTAATTGGGCGCAATTAAGATCATAAATATAGTCACAAACATCTATAATATAATGATGGCCAAGAAAGGGGAGCTACACATGAAACATCATCAATACCACATTTCAATTCGCCACATATGTGATGGGATCAAATGGTTTTGATATGTGTCTATACTTGTGTAATGCTAATACTAGTAAACTCAAGATAAGAATCTTCATAAGTTATTGCACTAGTTGATGTAGTGGATATGGTATTATTGCCTTTGTCAGTAAAAGTTCCATCATCCTTTCTTGACATTTCTGTTGCATAAAAGAGTGGCTTGGGAGATATTTGTAGATCATCTACTTCTCCTTCAAGCATTTTCAAGACTTTCTGCATCGAAGGGCGATCGTTAGGATTCCATTGTATGCACCAAAGAGCAgctattatcattttctttattattttcctctcGTCCTCACTAACTTCCATTGGAATTTCCAATTCTTTACTAAGTTGGTCATGAACCCATAAAGGAAAGTAAGTGTGACTCGAACACCCTGTAACCTTGTCCTCATTCTTCCTTCTAGTGgccatttccatcaacaatTTTCCAAAACTATAGACATCGGCTTTGTAAGAGACGCCTCCAAGGTTCTTGAAGACGAGCTCCGGAGCCATGTATCCCAAGGTTCCTCTTGCGGCAGTCAGAGATACGGTGTTGTAATCCGTTGGATACAATCTTGCAAGCCCAAAGTCAGAAACTTTTGGGGTGAAATCCTTGTCTAGAAGAATGTTATGAGGCTTAATATCAAAGTGTAAAATTTGGATATCGCATCCTCGATGAAGATATTCAATCCCCCTAGCCACTCCGAGAGCAATCTTATACACTTCCTTGCATTCAAGAGAAATCCCTTGTCCTTGTGAGAAAATGTGCTTTTCCAAAGATCCATTGTGCATGAAATCGTAGACAAGAGCTTGTTTAGAGCCCTCAAAGCAATAACCAATGAGTCCAACAATATTAACATGATGAATTCTGCCAATGGTAGCTACTTCGTTGATGAAGTCCTGCCCATTCGTTTTTCCCTTCTTTAGAATCTTGACCGCCACCTCACGGCCGCTCCGAAGTCTTCCTTTGAACACGGACCCGTACCCTCCCTCACCTAGTTTATCCTTAAGGCCACTCGTGATTTTCCTAATGTCCGAGTAAGAATACCTTATTGGCAATAAGTTATTGTTAGattgcaaaaattcttcaacATTTTGATCCATTGCTAAGTGTCTTCTCCTCCATTTGCATATTAGTAACGCCATCATGCATGGGGCCCCCAAGATGAATTTCACAATCATGAACGAAAGCACTGTATTTTTTATAGCCAATTTGTGAATGTGTTAGATGTTTGCATTTagaaattcaaagtcaatttcacAATGAGAAGACTACAGTAATGTTACCGATGCCGAAGGGTGCGAGCATCGCATCAAGGTAAGGGTCGATCCCTATTCCGCAATCCATATTGAGTTTGTAACAAGTGTAACCTGAAGAACATTTAAAAGACACTTATTTAGACCATAATCAAGCAATGTGTATATCGATTCAATCCACTAAGATTTGTGGGTAGAATTTGGACTAAATAGATAAACAATTGAATAGATAATGTATTTATTGTTATATGAATAACCAATTTGTGCTTTTGTTGAATGTTTGTATTTAGGAACACTAACTTAATTTCACAATGAAGATTGTATTGATGTTTACCGATGCTATAGAGCGAGATCAGTTCAATAACCCAGACAATATCGGCGAGGTAGACGATATCTGCAAATGAGATAGAATATGTAACAAGGGAAAtctgaagaaaataaaatacacTAATTTAGATCATAATCAAACAATGATAATTGAGTACATCAAGTTCAATCCACTAAGATTTACTGGCGGAattctaattatttaaattaacaaatgaataaaaatgtATTCGTTGTTGTACTTATAAAATACCACAACACCATTGAACTAACTACATGATCTTAAGCTCCATTTTACGTTTAGTGGAATTTCACATGTCTTTGACCAAATATATCCTAACAATATTTTGAGATATGTACATTAAAAGTACCATAACTTTCATATGACACTCACTTGAGtgttataatatatatatatatatatatatatatatatatatatatatatatatatttcgtcacttgagtgccacaaatttgaatttgatcagTTAAGAGTTATCGGCAATTTGTCTTGTCGAAAATCCGACATGGATGCCAGCTTATCCTATGTGACATTGCCGTCGTTGATTtggataattaataaaaaaattaaaaataaaaacgatccacgtcaaaatgaaaaattaataaaaaaatttagtaggACAATTTGCCGAAAACGacatttaaatgattgattttacttCAATGTAGCACTTTATAGCACTTAAATGAGCATCgtataaaagttatgacactcttGCTATTCTTtataagaaattgaacaaactcAGAAGTCCTTACATTTCTTGCTCTTGCACTGTATTTGGTGCTCGGAATTGATGTCGCAAACGAAATAACCTTTGCAATACGTCTTACAGGCAATTGGAAACCATGAAAGCTCAAACCCATAAACCATTAGATCATGAATTTGCGCATAGGAATGAAGATTGTCTCCATCAGACCACCCTGGTATCATCGCCATATGCTCTATCGTGCATGCACTTTCCACATTTGAGACATTCGCATCGACCATGGCATATAATTGCCTTCTTGTAccggaaaattttgaaaattcgaccCTATCAAGGCATGGCGAAGCATCAATATATAACCGAGAAGCAACCGGCTTCATGCAGTTCACAATTGAAACTGTCTTGGATAACTCCACATTATTGGACATGTATCCCTCGCATCTATACCGATCTGATTTGTCATTGAAGAAGCTGTGGCATAAAAAAGAGCGGAGAGGAAGAGACGAGCAATTGCCTTTTTGCAGCTCAACATCAGCAGC
The sequence above is drawn from the Eucalyptus grandis isolate ANBG69807.140 chromosome 11, ASM1654582v1, whole genome shotgun sequence genome and encodes:
- the LOC120289672 gene encoding rust resistance kinase Lr10-like translates to MIVKFILGAPCMMALLICKWRRRHLAMDQNVEEFLQSNNNLLPIRYSYSDIRKITSGLKDKLGEGGYGSVFKGRLRSGREVAVKILKKGKTNGQDFINEVATIGRIHHVNIVGLIGYCFEGSKQALVYDFMHNGSLEKHIFSQGQGISLECKEVYKIALGVARGIEYLHRGCDIQILHFDIKPHNILLDKDFTPKVSDFGLARLYPTDYNTVSLTAARGTLGYMAPELVFKNLGGVSYKADVYSFGKLLMEMATRRKNEDKVTGCSSHTYFPLWVHDQLSKELEIPMEVSEDERKIIKKMIIAALWCIQWNPNDRPSMQKVLKMLEGEVDDLQISPKPLFYATEMSRKDDGTFTDKGNNTISTTSTSAITYEDSYLEFTSISITQV
- the LOC120289673 gene encoding uncharacterized protein LOC120289673, translated to MHKDQLLLLFLLLLLPRSFSISVKNNQCNAFCGEIANISYPFRLRGYPKVCGNPNYELACVNNRTILDLYSRQYHVSSIDYTNYTIRAADVELQKGNCSSLPLRSFLCHSFFNDKSDRYRCEGYMSNNVELSKTVSIVNCMKPVASRLYIDASPCLDRVEFSKFSGTRRQLYAMVDANVSNVESACTIEHMAMIPGWSDGDNLHSYAQIHDLMVYGFELSWFPIACKTYCKGYFVCDINSEHQIQCKSKKYIVYLADIVWVIELISLYSIGYTCYKLNMDCGIGIDPYLDAMLAPFGIGNITVVFSL